Within the Miscanthus floridulus cultivar M001 chromosome 2, ASM1932011v1, whole genome shotgun sequence genome, the region AATCACCCAGAGCTCAAGAAGAACACAGCTGATATCGTTCCGTTTGAGCACATAACACGCATATTCCCTGTCCTTAGCTGATTCAGGCGTACTGAGAGGTTTATATAAAACTCAGAGCGAGTGAAGCTTCTCTAAGCAGTTGTATCGTCTGTTTCGTAGTGTGCCGTATTTTGAGATTTCGAGATTATATCTCGGTATACCTGTTCTTTTTTATGGCTGAATTGGTACCTGCAACTTTATGATTATTACTACTCTAACGAAATGATCAGTTATGAGATTGGAATGCCCTAAATCCTAGTGTTTGCAAGGCTGCTGAACTGCTGATATTTCTGAGAAGACTGATCCTTTAAAGCGTAAGATCCATTGTTTGAGAATGTGTGATGGGAATGATAACGCAGTGGGGCAACCTTTCTAGGTGCTTTATTATTGGCAAAATTAGTTTCGATAATGCTGGGAAGCGGCTCAGTTGGTGGGCCGCGTCGCCAGCCTAATAACCTCAATCTTCTTTGTTTCTCAAAACTGCTTATTTCTATCCACTTGTTCTATCGCTCCTATCCGCTCGCTTGCACAGCGCGACATTTTGCTCATCCACTTATTCCTGTCCAATCTGTTCGTTTTCTTACCCCTCTTTTCTCTCCCCAATCAGCTCCCTTGTGCGCATCGAGCAGCGAGCAGCGATGGTCTGTGATGTGCCAGTGAGCTGTAGAGTGGCAGCGCAGAGGCAAGAAAACCCCAGCGACATACGGTCTGCGCAGTGGCAAGCTCGCGTCGACGCGGAGGCAGGTGAGCCCTGGCGGCAGTCGCTCGTGCACGACGACGCGAGGCCAGCGAGCCGTGCGGGCGACGGCGTGGAGGCAGGAGAGCTTCGCACAGAGGCGAGCACGTGGCGGTGCGGAAGCAAGCGAGTCCTGATGGCAGCCGCTTGTGAGCGACGACGCTAGGCCATCGAGCCGCTTCCGAGGCACAGCGCTCGGCCGCTGGGTCTGCTAGGCGCTCAGCGCTCGGCTGCCGACCCTGCTAGGCGTGGCGTGCTGCTGCCCTCTCCCAGTCATGCGGTCGCTGCCTCCCAGCCGCGTCGCGAGGCCGATGCCTCCCTTCCGCGTCGTGCAGCCACTGCCGCTGGGCCGCTGCCTCCGGTGAACTTTACACGCCGATGAGCCTCTATTTTTCCGagcagcaagtagatgttgcgttgcgctgaaagtgcatgttgcaagcatatgtttcatatgtttcaggaGTATGTTGCAAGTacttcatacggatgttgcaaaattagatcgggagcacatgttgcaagagtatgttttaaatgtttcgtCTGTTTTTAGTCTTATGTCgcagtaagtgttttcatgttgtaagttgcaagtgcttcatgtggatgttgcatatgttgcagtggctatatatgttgcaagtgtattgttcaaatgttttagatgcttcagacgtatgttgcacgtgttttatctaggtgttgcatatgtttcacgcatATGTTTGGAAGTGTTTCGttcggatgttgcatatgtttcacgcatatgttgtaagtgttttatctggatgttgcatatgttctgcaatggctacacacgtgtttccctggtgtttcacacatatgttgcaagtgtttcaattaATTTCAGAtgtttgttgcaagtgtttcatatagatgttgcaaaagtagatatgatgttgcacatgttgtagtgAGACCTATCTATAGTAGccacctgctgcagctgctgggtCCGCCTGCATGCGCGTAGGTGTAGAGGGGGCGCCACGGTGCGGGCGCAGGACATGATGCGCGCGCGGGCCACATGTGAATTTAACCTGAAGATTCTTTTAGTACCATGTGATTTTAACCTCTATTTTGACATCAAATATTTGTATAGCAATATGAAAGACTTCACAACAAATTTTGCAAATATTTCAAATCTAAGCATAGTTTAACAAGTTGCACATGCTTAATCAACCATCGGTGAAAGCCATGAGGGTTAGGATAAGGTCAGTATCTTCTTCTatattttctgattttttttaactttttctttaattcaTTTATCGGCCTTTAGCTAATTGAGTCTAGAACGTGGGCGCACtgtgattttgattttttttttaaactccGAGTGATTGTCCAATGTTTGTGAGGAGCTTTGCATGAccaatacttttttttttttgcaaacatgTAAAAGCACAATTTTCATTAAGAAAACATATAACAATAAACTGTAGTAAACCTAGGCTTACTCAGCTGCGGACCAATAAAAGAAaatataagaacatatatcaaggaTAATACCTTTGCCCCAATGCATATGTTGTTATACTCATTCTCTTCTCATTAACTTGACTGTCAAATCAAATTTCATCCTACTTGTGCATTTAATCCTAAGACATAAGCTAAGGCGGGGCATTGGGAATGACCTAAGAGATAAGGTGGTTCTTATCATTGAATTAGCTAGTTCAGAGTAGGTATACACCGTCTTTTACGACCCTCGTTGAACGACGATTTTGGGAAGAGAGACATATTCATAACGTTTTTGTAGAGATCCGTGGCATGGACAGCTCTTCCAACAAACAACTAGGATGCAGCGAAATTTGGAGATAGTCGGATATGACTTCAAGTTCGTAATAATCAATCTGCTTGTGTTGCAAGACTTCCCTCATATACTCGATCCCTAGCTTTGTCAGCCTGCAAATTATGAACCAAGATAAAGAATTATATTTAGGCGATGGAAATATCAATAATTCTATGTATGCCATAGAATATCCCTTTCAATCAGAGTTTGGTTTTGCCAAGTGAAATattcagaaaaatataataattgcTAATAAACTGCTTGTCAAGAGGTTCTGATCCTTTTCTGTGTTGGATCAAAATATTTGGAGAAGACAATTAGCCCTCTGAAAAACATGGCATGAAATACATGAAAACACGTATTCTGTTGGACTTCGTTACCTCAAATGCGAATAGGACCCTGGCGACACTTTATTTGAAAGATTTTAATAACACAAATCAAAGTGGATGAACATTTATTTCTTTTGGAACATTAAACCTACTGCCACTTTTTCTTGCCGATAAGCAACTAGTTAACGTTGACTATATGCTCCGATTAGTGACCACTCACCAAAAAAATATTGCAAATTAAACAATGGACCAGGTTATATGTTCCTGACATTATTTACCAAAAttagtgaattgggccttctatTTTTCTTGAGATTAGTAACTAGTGAACGTTCACTAAATCCTTATATTAGCGATGATCACTTGCTAAAAAAAATACAgcaatgtttttcaaaaatattgaAATAGGATTCAAATATCGTTGACATGATTACCaaaattattttttttgaaagaaacaTGATTACCAAAATTACTAATATAGGTTTCACTATTTGTTCACAAGTTCCAAAATTTGTTGAGCTAAGTTCAGATTTTCTTGCCAGCTTTTCAGAAATTAAAGAGCCAATTTTCAATAAGGTTGATGATGAATAATTATATAGCAATATTCTTTTCAGAATCAGTGTCTATATCCTTTGACACACCAAATAGGTTTTTTCAACACCCAACGCTAACTTGCTAAGGGATTAGAGAGAACCAACAATATTTACAATTTAACAGAGAAAGGAAAGCAATTGTCTCTCGTTTGTAGAAGTAAAATGATATGGAGAAGAAgcataaaataaaagaaaaaggaaagaagaGCCTACCATTTTCCGCCAGTTTGTCATTGCAGTGATGACTGATAGGAGAGTGACCTGTGTGGCCCCACCAGCTATCATGCCAATCCAAAACCCAGCTCCTCCTAGATGCAAAGCAAAACCGGCAACAAGCCCCACAGGAATGCCAACAAGATAGAATGCGCCCAAGTTAACATAGGCGCCTAAATGCTGCCAACCACAGCCTCTAGAAATACCTGATGAGACAAAAATAATTATGAATCAGGCCCTTTATGTAGTTCTCTTATTTATATGCAGGCCCTTTATGTAGTTCTCTCATTTATATGATGCAACTGAGTGACTGACAATACATTATTGTTGGTATAGGTACCTGAAAGGACTCCTTGGAGGTTGTCAGTAAGAACTGAAATTGAAAGCAATGGTACCATTCTGGTGACATAATTTACAACCTCCTCCTCATTGCTGAAAGCAATTCCGACGAAATGGCGCAACGATAGAAGAGTTACGCTCAACAGAACCGCCGTGCAAATTATAATGGATAAAGCGATAATTACTACTAAGCGGGCACCGTCTGGGTTCCCTGCACCTAGTTCATTTGACACACGCACGCTGAAACATGGACACAACAGATATCAGGTTAAGTACGCAGTAGAGAGCgatataattaatttgataaaTGATGGTAACAAGATATGCTTACTCCTACCTTGCAGCTGTTCCAATGCCATATGGGAGATTGTACACCAATATTACTGTAGAGATACTGTTAAAAAAGGACATTGCCTTTTTAGATGTTGTAGCACATGATTAAACGGCTTCATACATTTATGATTATGCTTACCATATAGAGAGCACAGAAGTTTCAAGTGCTGCATTTGGTAAGATCCCAGAAAGCAGAACAAGCAGCTCATATGACCACCATTCAAGACTGTTATCAAGAAAATTGATTGATATCACCAAGAAAATAAGAAAGTGCAAGACTAGAAGCTTACGAGATCTAAAACACTTTTTAGGTTACTCTAAGTACATGCACAGTACtcaaagtttatgaagaagagtATAAACAGGATGTGCAGTCTGAACTGTAGAAACTGTCAAAATGAAGGCATTGTCTAAATGGAAATATGAGAGTAACATTTACTTACCAAATCATAAGAGCCGAAGGTACAGCCAACCGCATGAAATTGCCAATCCCTTGAAAAGCTTCCCACGTGAATGGAGCACGAGTTTTCTCACAAGAAGGTGATAACTTAATGTAAAGACCAAGAACCGTGACTTCAACCCAGTCACAGATGCTGACTGCAAAAGCAGCTCCAGCATTACCCATCCCAACTTTGTAAACCATGAACCAGCACAAAGGAATAAAGACAACGAGTGTAGTCAAGGAGCTCAGAACCATGGGAAAAATCAGGCTCTGAGATTGCAGGAACTTTGAAAGGCATTGAGCTACACTGAAGGCGAATAAACCAGGGATAAGCCACAAGGCATACCTCCCGGCCTCGCTCGCTATTTGTGGATCCTGACCTATGAGAGGAAGTACGTCTGGGATGAAAACCCATATAATGGCCATGGGTAAACTCGCAATAAGGAGTACAATTATAGACCTGTAGGTATATAAAGCTACCTTATGATACTGTTCTGCCCCGAAGGCCTGTCCACAGATAGTTTCCAATCCGGATGCCAGTCCCATCTGATTGAAAGAACAAATGTATCAGTATGAATCTACGGAAATATAAATATTACACAGGGCAAGTATAGAGGCAAATCATTGTTTGATTCAACTTTTGTCAGCCTGGTCTTCAAATTGGTTATTCCATCCGCAGGTATGGTTTTGTAGTTCAAAATCGGAGTTTAGCGACAGTTGAAGGGCTAAAAGGGATTTGGAAGCACAATTGTCAGTATTTGTGGTACAGTTACCGTCTGATCGAACTCCAACTACTCAGGTTCTGTAAAAAGCTAGGCTACTAGGATTACTGACTGTAATAAAAACAAAAGAGAGTACACAACTCTAAAAGTCAGTACAAAGCTTACTCGCATTCTCCAGTTTGGCAACAGATCTGTTGGCTGTTTGCAAAGGGAGGGAAAGGGTCCGTGTTCCAAGTTGGGGTGAGCTGTTTTGGGTTCTGTCAAATCTGCGTGGCAACGGGATCGGCTAAACTTTGGTGACCATCACGCTCCGCGTGCCTTTGGACCAAGTACGCCATCAGAGCAAATGGGATTAGACGTCACCGGATACGAATATGATCCGGTCCGATCAGTGGGCATCGTCATTCGTAAAATGTGAAGCAGCAACAGGACCGTGCATCCCAcaagcatctagtggtaccagGCCGCACTCTGCCAATGCGATCGAGGCACAGGGGGCTACAGGCTACAGCCGCTAGACTTGGTGCACCTGTGTGCCACACGTTCCAATCAGAGGAAGACGCGCTCAAAAGCAAACGGCATCCATCGATCGGCGAGGACCCATGACGAACGCGGCTAGCGGCTACGGTATTCGGTGGTAGAGTACATGACGAGAATCGAGAGCGAAGCACGCACCAATCGAATCCCCTTGTTTTCTCCCCGACGAGATCGAGCTTACGGCCAAGAGTtttgaattgttttttttttttaaaaaaggaaaCGAAGAACAGCCCAACCGCCCGAGGGAATTGAATCGACGCTTACGAGGACGCTGAATCCGGAGACGTTGGTGAGCGAGTTGGCGATGGCGGCGCCGGCGAGGGGCACCTCGCCGAGGTGTCCGACCATGATGGTGGAGATAAGCTGCATCATGAGCTGCAGCAGCGCCACGGCGATCATGGGCGCCGCCAGCGCAGCCAGCCGCCCGgcctccgccgtcgcctccgCCCACCACCCTTCCGACGAAGCGCCGCAACGCcgccaccaccagcagcagcggAGGCGGCGCCGATCTCCCACGTCCGCCTCCGGGTCCTCCTTCCCCTCGCGCGGGTGCGCGAGCAGCAGCGGCGCCTCGGAAGAGCCCATGGCTGCTGTAGCCTCTTCCTCGCGCCGGCTAGGTCGGACCTCGCGGGCACGCCGCACGCCGGCACGCACGACCAAGTTTGCAGGGCTGGATGTTTGGTGGAATCGTGGAGACTACCCGCAGGGTGTATGTAGTGTCCAAGATTTAAGAATGGATTTGCCGTGGAAAATGAATGGAACGCGAGACAGTTAACGGCCGGGCCGTGCAAGGAAATGCAAGGGATGAGATGACGCGGGATCCGAAGCACGCACCAAGTGTGGAGGGTCAACAGGGCAAGGGAAAGGGAGGCTGCTACTCCGGCGTTAAAAAAAGCTTTCCTTCCGCCGGCCATGCGTCTGCTTCTATCCCTGTAGCCATGAAGAAGCGTTGCGTCGAAGTGCTCCTGAATCCTGAGACCTTCTATCTGTGCAGACGGTAGCTACAGAGACTGTTGACTGGGACTTCCTCCATCACAGATGTAATTGTTAATTCCCAAAAAAATTAAACAcgttcaaatttgatcaaattcaTATAAAAATGCTAATAGTATTTATAACACCAAACAAGTATCGGTAGATTAGTTCTAAAATATATATGCATACGAGACCAATTTGGAAATATAAACATTGATATTATTTTCAATAATTTTGATtagatttgaaattttaaaaaaatgatcGACTTACCTAAAatttagaattgtattttttgggGATGAAAGAAGTAGTATTAACTCAATGTAATCCTAAGCTTCCACCGAGTCAAAAAAATTCTCAagttcaaatttatataaaaaatatatatcagTGTAACTATATCAGATTTGTATTAGAGTAGTTAAAAATCATTGTTCAGATATTATTAAGTTTGAATTTTTATATGCGTGTGCGTCTTATAAAATGAACCGGAGAAAGTGTTTTCATATTGCAAGTAAAGAATCACATCAAATATATGACACACCGAAGTTTTAAGGCGAAGGCACGTTCTTGTTGCGTTCACTTGATCACTTGATGCTATGTCCAAACATCATACTGTTCTTGTTTTCATGTAATATCGGTATAAATTGTTCACCGCGCTTGCAAGCGTATCTCATCTCCGGTCATTGGAAGTTGGAGCAAGGAGCAAGGGCCCTTGGCAGTACTTCAGCTGAATAAAGGTTACCAAGGCCGCGTTTAGAAGCCAAAATTTTTTGGTTTTGGGTACGGTAGCccgtttgtttgtatttggtaattagtgtctaattatggactaattaggttcgaaagtttcgtctcgcgatttctcacccaactgtgtaattagttttttttcatctacatttaatactccatacatatatcgcaagattcgatgtgacgggtaatGCGCAAAAAAAAATTGGAAACTAAACAGGACCTAAATCGATAGCATAAGCTGTAATTTCATTGGCTACGGAGGAGCCAGAGCAGCGCGCTACCGCTACCCATCTAGCTAGTCTCGCACAGTCGCACGGACCTCAGGAAAGCTCCCTCTCTCTCAGCTTTGATGATCTGCCTGCgcttgctgttttttttttcacctcCTAAACTTCAGTTGCTGTcctatcgaatatttagacacatatatagagtattaaatatagattaattataaaattaaatatatagattgagattaatttgcgagatggattttttaagcctaattagttcatgatttaacaatatggtgctaccgcaaacatgtgctaataacggattaattaggcttaataaattcgtctcgcggattactgacggattatgtaatttattttttatcagTATCCGAACACGACACCTCATGTGACATCCGATGAAACATCTCTTAAACTTTACTCCCCGCATAAACACCCTTCTTTTAACTTCCACCTCAGCTAGCGATTTGGAATTTTCGTTGAGGACGCCCAAACTTAAACGTCAATTGAATAAAGCCTATCAGCATTGGATGTAGATGGTGTCGGTATCAGGACTACTTCAATTACGGCCATGTTTAGGTCGCCCAATTCAGCGTCAAATATACTGTACCATCATGTAGCgcactgtagtatttcgtttgtatttaataataattgtccaaacattgactaattaggctcaaaacgttcgtctcgcaaagtacaaccaaactgtgcaattagtttttgatttcgtcaacatttagtactccatacatgtaccgcaagtttgatatgaTGGAGAATCTTTTTTTTGAATAGTgccaaaatttggattttggtggaactaaacatggtCTACCAATGAATAGACAATAGACAACCTGACAAATCACTCAAGTATATATAGAAATAAAGGTCTGTTACCGAGATGTAGCTTGGGGGTACTTAATGTATTAACTATAaaaggtactccctccattccaattataatatgttttggtttttctagatacatagcttttgctatgcatatatattatatctacatAAATAGTAAAaaaatgtatttagaaaagttaAAATGTCTTTTAATTTAAAATGAAGGAAATAGTAAACTAATGAATTATTTCTTGATACATTTTGAATCAATGGCTTCTTGCAAAATAAAAGTTAAATTTGTCATCACCTAGAAAGATAGTTAGATACTCCACCGGCTTTCGAGCAGCGGATGATCCCATCTCCCCTTATTACCCATGAGAAGAGATCTACTTTGTCATTCAGCTTTCAAAGGAATGAGGGTGTTGTCAAATAGGAGCACCTAAATACTCCCTTTGTTTGTTTCTATAATGTGTATTAGGATTTAGAAAATGTCTTTTATCAATATACTTTGCCCACCAAATTCCTTTTTTAATCGAGGGTGGCCCTCAGTTAATCATATAATATATCATCGCTCATTGCAAAAAATACAATTTATATACTTAAAAATATGTAAGAATAGAATATACTAATATTAGTTTTATAAAAAGGGTTAAGGTGCTTTCGTAGAAAATGGATTATGGTGGGCTTTGGATTCCTAAATTGGATATTCTTTTCAAaagtttttttttagaattacacggtACAACACAGACGCCCACaatacgcacgcacactcacccctatgaatacACAAACCCTTCCCCGATGAGTACTTACGAAGGACTGAGCCGGCTGATCTCGTGTCTCGCTGTCGACGGGGACGTCGCCTAGCATtgaaagcatagcgccgttaaatcctagaataaatccagaaaaatacgagcactcGTACCAAGTCAAGGACCCCGGAtgggcaggttccaccacaagaaacctaACTACCTGATCTATGGCTTTAGAGTAGAACATAGGAGTCAAATAAAATCAAACAGATAAAAGTGTGTAAATTAAGTTGGGGTTAGATGTGAagcgtgtttttttttttttttgaattcatCGACAACTTAAAATGGGTAAGTCACAATCACCAATTGGTGGCACAGGCTGCACGTGCATCACTAATGGACCGAAATATATAGTACGGAGTAGATGGGAAACACATAGATAGGCCCATATTCTACAACGGCCCAACAGGCATCACTACGTCTCTACCGAAGCTTTCCTAGGGTTTTTGAGGCGTCGCAGATAAGAGATCCCCTCGTTGCATTCCCCCCGAGCGCCGCCACTCCCGACAAAGAGCCAGACTGCCCGACCCCGATCCGGCGATCCCTCTCCTCCCCTTCGTTCGCGCTGCCAGCCCCAATCACTCACATCCCCATCAACCATGGCGGCAGCAGCAGGCGGAGGCGCGGTGCGCGCGCTGTCTCAGAAGGAGCAGGACATACAGATGATGCTCGCCGCCGACGTCCACCTCGGCACCAAGAACTGCGATTTCCAGATGGAGCGCTATGTCTTTAAGCGCCGCACCGACGGTacgttcccccccccccccccccccccccccccctccgggCATGCGAATCCATGTGGATGTAGACAGCAAGGAGGCCGCTGGTGCTCCATTCTTACGGTTCCAGGCTTGAATATCCTGCGTAGATGGGCTGTGAACTTGTGTCGTCGTATTTGTAGTTTATGCTATGAGCTTTAGATTGTTCGCAGTAATAAGCAGAGATGTATTCTTAGTAATTCAACTTCCAGAAGGCTAGTGCTATGGCGGCATGAGGCTTGTAATGGGAATCTAGTAATTAGTTGTAAACTGTGGTGCAATGTAGCAGCTTAATAGCGCTTCACCGTCAAGATGAATTGTTTTGCGAGATATGCATTCCTGCTACTGTTTTTATCAGGCATCTACATCATCAACCTTGGCAAGACATGGGAGAAGCTCCAGCTCGCGGCGAGGGTTATCGTTGCCATCGAGAACCCTCAGGACATCATTGTCCAGTCCGCCCGTCCCTACGGCCAGCGTGCTGTCCTCAAGTTCGCGCAGTACACCGGAGCTCATGCTATTGCCGGGAGGCACACCCCTGGTACCTTCACCAATCAGCTCCAGACCTCCTTCAGCGAGCCTCGCCTGCTCATCCTTACTGACCCAAGGACTGACCACCAGGTGAAGACAATTTCACTTTCAAAGTTCTGAAATATGCATTGAGTGGACAGTGCAGTGTGATGGTGAACTAATTGTTATGCTGTAATTGTTTGCAGCCAATCAAGGAGTCTGCTCTGGGGAACATCCCGACCATTGCCTTCTGTGACACTGACTCTCCCATGCGGTATGTCGATATCGGCATTCCAGCGAACAACAAGGGGAGGAACAGCATTGGATGCCTGTTCTGGCTTTTGGCCAGGATGGTTCTGCAGATGAGGGGCACTATCCTCCCTGGGCACAAGTGGGAAGTCATGGTATGCTAGCTTATGATGCTGTTCAAAATGACATAGGACATGCAATGTGCATACTTTTTTGGTATCCTTTGCATTCTTATATGATAATGTTGTCTGCAGGTTGATCTGTTCTTCTACAGAGACCCAGAGGAAGCAAAGGAGCAAGAGGAGGAAGCTGCCGCGGCCCCTGACTTCGCCCCAATCACTGATTACCAAGGAGCTGATCAGTGGGGTGCTGAGCAATGGACATCAGATGTGGCTGCGCCGCCTGTTGCTCCTGGTGCTGATTGGGGTGCTGCTCCAGGTAACCTGCTTATAAAATTTCCTCATCTTTGGTATGAAACATGTTTAGCTGGCAATATTGTGTTTAGACGAGAACTATGACTCAGACATTTTACTTTACACCGAGTTACTCTTCTGCAATTTCATTGTGGTAATAACATGAAGGATTCTCATTTCTGTTGCAGCTCCGGTTCCTACCGGTGATGGCTGGGATCAAACTGGGGCCCCAGTACCTGCGGATGGCGTCGTTCCTCCAGTGGTTGCTCCGACTGGTTGGGACCAAGCAGCCCCGCCCACTGCCCAGGGCTGGGAGTAGACTCGGACGTTTTCTACGGCTTCAATTCAGTATCATTCCAAAGTCAGACGGCATCTTTTGTAGCTAACTAGTTATGCTTTCTAGTTGAACCTGTGCCCCTGTTATGTTTTTAAAATTGCTGCTATGAAAGAGCTTATGAAGATGTGGTATAAAGAGTCCTTTTTGTTTTCTGTTGATCGCATTCCATGTATTGGTTTGACGTGTAGTTCTATATGATACTTCCAGTTGGTTGAGAAAATGTGATTTCCATGGATCATATATGGATATTACTACACCTTTTGTCCAAGTTTGATTTAGTAGCTGAGAATGAGAGATGTCCTGCAGCTTTCTCAATGGACTGGAGGCATCTGTATTAAATATCGTCCTACAAACTCCTTGTCCGAGAAGATGATTTTCCGCGGCCGATAGAGTGGCTCTGGTGGGCAAGGAAAATGAGTTTCAGTTTCTACATCGTTCTGGTTCTCGCTGTTGGTtactgccctgttcgcttgaacagTATTTTTCCGTTGAACGAACGGTGTTTTCTGTCACGACAAATTAGCGTAAGCGTCTTGTCTGTGTCACTGCCtttatcccaaattataagttattctaaaaatcttgaagagcgaaagcatctcaagttgtactaaaattatagaaaaaattacaaagatttatgacaccaaataaatatactataaaaatataattaacgaaAAATCTAATGACACCTAgttgatatcataaatgttattatattatcatataaatttagtcaaacttaagatgttttGATTCTCCAAGAtttttagaatgacttataatttaagaTCAATGGAGTACTAACCATATTTCATTGGTAATATTTTAATTATATTGTTTTTTATAAGGGTATGTCTGTCGCGGTTTCGCGAAAGA harbors:
- the LOC136540530 gene encoding protein DETOXIFICATION 12-like → MGSSEAPLLLAHPREGKEDPEADVGDRRRLRCCWWWRRCGASSEGWWAEATAEAGRLAALAAPMIAVALLQLMMQLISTIMVGHLGEVPLAGAAIANSLTNVSGFSVLMGLASGLETICGQAFGAEQYHKVALYTYRSIIVLLIASLPMAIIWVFIPDVLPLIGQDPQIASEAGRYALWLIPGLFAFSVAQCLSKFLQSQSLIFPMVLSSLTTLVVFIPLCWFMVYKVGMGNAGAAFAVSICDWVEVTVLGLYIKLSPSCEKTRAPFTWEAFQGIGNFMRLAVPSALMICLEWWSYELLVLLSGILPNAALETSVLSICISTVILVYNLPYGIGTAASVRVSNELGAGNPDGARLVVIIALSIIICTAVLLSVTLLSLRHFVGIAFSNEEEVVNYVTRMVPLLSISVLTDNLQGVLSGISRGCGWQHLGAYVNLGAFYLVGIPVGLVAGFALHLGGAGFWIGMIAGGATQVTLLSVITAMTNWRKMADKARDRVYEGSLATQAD
- the LOC136540532 gene encoding small ribosomal subunit protein uS2-like; the encoded protein is MAAAAGGGAVRALSQKEQDIQMMLAADVHLGTKNCDFQMERYVFKRRTDGIYIINLGKTWEKLQLAARVIVAIENPQDIIVQSARPYGQRAVLKFAQYTGAHAIAGRHTPGTFTNQLQTSFSEPRLLILTDPRTDHQPIKESALGNIPTIAFCDTDSPMRYVDIGIPANNKGRNSIGCLFWLLARMVLQMRGTILPGHKWEVMVDLFFYRDPEEAKEQEEEAAAAPDFAPITDYQGADQWGAEQWTSDVAAPPVAPGADWGAAPAPVPTGDGWDQTGAPVPADGVVPPVVAPTGWDQAAPPTAQGWE